The window TGGACTTTTCCTTCAACGCGTCGGGCAACGAATGGCTGCTGAAAATAACCGGGCTTCAAGAACCGATGCCCACCGTCCTGGAGCATGCGCTGAAAGAACTGACAAAGCCTGATGCTGCCGTCTCACAATCAGAACCGACAAACTTCGCGTTGATACCGATTCGACAACTGCTCAAGGCATTGCCCGATCAATGCCTTGAGCACACGCCGAACACGGATGACTTGCAGCAACTCTGGTCGAGTGCACGCTGGGATGGTCTGGCGATTGGCCTGTCCGCCCAGACTCAAGCGGCCATGGGTCTGGCCCTTAGCCGCATACCCGGCACACCGGACAATCAGCTGACCCCGCCGCCGACAATCCAGTCGCAACGTCTGTGGACCGACGTCGATACCGGTTCCAGCGAACGCGCGCTGCTGCTGTTCTGTCCGACACCCACTGAAGAATTGTCCGACGAAGCGGCGTGGCGTTTGCTGGCCCACGTCTGTCAGACGCCGTTCTATCAGCGCCTGCGGGTGGAGTTGCAACTCGGTTATGCGGTATTCAGCGCCTTGCGCCAGATTCACGGGCAAACGGGACTGCTGTTCGGCGTTCAATCACCGAACGTGGCAGCGGCGGATCTGCTGCATCACATTGAGCAGTTCCTCGGCGGTTTGCCGGAGTTGATCAAGGCCATTGAAGACACCACGTTCATCGCCCAACGCCAGACGTTGGCCGAGCAGTTTTCCAGCGCAGCATTGCCCACCCTTCAGGCAGCCGAATTGCTTTGGCAGGGCAAGCTGAGCGGCCGTTCGTCGGATTATCTGGCGCAATTACCCGAAGCCATTGAGCGGATCGACCGCGCGCGATTGCTCGCCGCCGCACAGCGATTGAATCAGGCTGAAGGCGGCTGGCGCTGCCTGGCCAACAGCCCTGCACCCGGCTCACCTTGGCAAGCGACAAAATGATCATTACCGGGGCTGCAATGAGCTTTCTCAAAGTTTCACGGGCAATCCCTTTGAAATTTTGAGTAACATAGCAACCTAACTATCTGGAACATCTCTGACTTGAGGTGGACTATACCTATAGATAGCGCTGTCCTACCCCACCTGAAGGAGTTCAATTTATGGCCTGGACCAAACCTGCCTACACCGACCTGCGTATCGGCTTCGAAGTCACCATGTACTTCGCCAGCCGCTGATCTGCCTTGGCAAACGCAGCACAACGCCTCGGATATCCGAGGCGTTTTATTTTCAGCGTTGAAATGATGGAGCATCCATGTTCGTCCAGATTCTAGGTTCCGCCGCCGGCGGCGGTTTCCCGCAGTGGAATTGCAACTGCGTGAACTGCGCAGGTTTTCGCGATGGCAGCCTGCGTGCCAAAGCGCGAACCCAGTCGTCCATCGCGATTTCCGATGACGGCGTGAACTGGGTGCTGTGCAACACTTCCCCGGACATCCGCGCCCAGCTCCAGAGCTTCGCCCCGATGCAACCGGGACGCGCACTGCGTGATACCGGGATCGGCGCGATCATCCTGATGGACAGCCAGATCGACCACACCACCGGCCTGCTCATGCTGCGCGAA of the Pseudomonas sp. MAG733B genome contains:
- the pqqA gene encoding pyrroloquinoline quinone precursor peptide PqqA, which translates into the protein MAWTKPAYTDLRIGFEVTMYFASR